From Polaribacter butkevichii, a single genomic window includes:
- a CDS encoding alpha-ketoacid dehydrogenase subunit alpha/beta has protein sequence MLQDTHIENKQKLSFEDFKTEVLNDYRIAKISRECSLLGRREVLTGKAKFGIFGDGKEVPQLAMAKAFKLGDFRSGYYRDQTFMMAIGELTAQQFFAGLYAHTDIKADPMSAGRQMGGHFATHSLHEDGSWKDLTKQYNSSADISPTAGQMPRLLGLAQASKIYRTEKSVQHKSNFSINGNEVAWGTIGNASTSEGLFFETINAAGVLQVPMLMSVWDDEYGISVHAKHQTTKESISEVLKGFERDHKKNGYEIFVVNGWDYVQLVDIYNKAAKIAREEHVPVLVHVKELTQPQGHSTSGSHERYKSKDRLNWEKEHDCITKMRNWILDFELETEDGEILRFVESEEEIIILEKEAKKEVVSAKRNAWNAFINEIKSEVNTACQLLEKVASKSKNSSFINKYKNDLIAIVEPSRKDILSAARKTLRYIKDESFAEKILLQNFIKNSIEAATEKFSTHLNSESDFNAVAVSEKSPIYAKNKTLVDARIIMRDNFDAILKKHPEVVIFGEDAGFIGDVNQGLEGLQEKYGEIRVADTGIREATIIGQGIGLAMRGLRPIAEIQYLDYLLYALQIMSDDLATLHYRSFGKQKAPLIIRTRGHRLEGIWHAGSPMGGIINNVRGIHVLVPRNMTKAAGFYNTLLEGDEPALVIECLNGYRLKEELPINLGEYKTPIGVVETVKEGTDITVVSYGSTLRIVEEAAKELQQVDIDIEIIDAQSLLPFDLNNDCVKSVAKTNKLLVVDEDVPGGASAYILQNILEKQNAYIHLDSKPSTLTSKAHRPAYGTDGDYFSKPSAEDIFEKIYEIMHESNPNKYKSLY, from the coding sequence ATGCTGCAAGATACACATATAGAGAATAAACAAAAACTTTCTTTTGAGGACTTTAAAACAGAAGTTTTAAACGACTACAGAATAGCTAAAATTAGTAGAGAATGTAGTTTATTAGGCCGTAGAGAGGTTTTAACAGGAAAGGCAAAGTTTGGTATTTTTGGTGATGGTAAAGAAGTACCACAATTAGCAATGGCCAAAGCTTTTAAACTAGGCGATTTTAGATCTGGTTATTACAGAGATCAAACTTTTATGATGGCTATTGGTGAGCTAACTGCACAACAGTTTTTTGCAGGTTTGTATGCACATACAGATATTAAAGCAGACCCGATGTCTGCCGGAAGACAAATGGGTGGGCACTTTGCTACACATAGTTTGCATGAAGATGGTAGCTGGAAAGATTTAACAAAACAGTACAATTCTAGTGCAGACATCTCTCCTACCGCTGGTCAAATGCCACGTTTATTAGGTTTAGCACAAGCCTCTAAAATATACAGAACCGAAAAAAGTGTACAACATAAATCTAATTTTTCTATCAACGGAAATGAAGTTGCCTGGGGAACTATTGGAAATGCAAGTACCAGTGAAGGTTTATTTTTTGAAACGATAAATGCTGCTGGAGTTTTACAAGTACCTATGTTAATGAGTGTTTGGGATGATGAATACGGAATTTCTGTACACGCCAAACATCAAACAACCAAAGAAAGCATCTCTGAAGTGTTAAAGGGTTTTGAAAGAGATCATAAAAAAAATGGATATGAAATTTTTGTTGTAAACGGTTGGGACTATGTTCAACTAGTAGATATTTACAACAAAGCTGCAAAAATTGCAAGAGAAGAACACGTACCGGTTTTAGTACACGTAAAAGAATTAACACAACCACAAGGACACTCTACTTCTGGATCTCATGAAAGATATAAAAGTAAAGACCGATTAAATTGGGAAAAAGAACACGATTGCATTACTAAAATGCGAAACTGGATTTTAGATTTTGAACTAGAAACGGAAGATGGAGAAATTTTACGTTTTGTAGAATCGGAAGAAGAAATTATCATCTTAGAAAAAGAAGCAAAAAAAGAAGTTGTAAGCGCTAAAAGAAATGCTTGGAACGCTTTTATTAACGAAATAAAATCAGAAGTAAATACTGCTTGCCAATTATTAGAAAAAGTGGCTAGTAAAAGTAAAAATAGCAGTTTTATTAATAAGTATAAAAATGATTTAATTGCTATTGTAGAACCAAGTAGAAAAGACATTTTATCTGCCGCAAGAAAAACGCTTCGTTACATAAAAGATGAAAGTTTTGCTGAAAAAATATTACTTCAAAATTTTATAAAAAATTCAATTGAAGCTGCTACAGAAAAATTTTCTACACACTTAAACAGTGAATCTGATTTTAACGCTGTAGCTGTTTCCGAAAAAAGCCCAATTTACGCTAAAAACAAAACGTTAGTTGATGCTAGAATTATTATGAGAGATAATTTTGATGCCATCCTAAAAAAGCATCCTGAAGTAGTAATTTTTGGTGAAGATGCTGGTTTTATTGGAGACGTAAATCAAGGTTTAGAAGGTCTTCAAGAAAAATATGGAGAAATAAGAGTTGCAGATACAGGTATTAGAGAAGCAACTATTATTGGTCAAGGTATAGGACTAGCAATGCGTGGCTTAAGACCTATTGCAGAAATACAATATTTAGACTATTTGCTTTACGCGTTACAAATAATGAGTGATGATTTAGCAACACTGCATTATAGATCTTTTGGTAAACAAAAAGCACCTTTAATTATTAGAACACGTGGCCATAGACTAGAAGGTATTTGGCACGCTGGTTCTCCTATGGGAGGAATTATAAATAACGTTAGAGGAATTCATGTTTTAGTACCTAGAAACATGACCAAAGCAGCTGGTTTTTACAACACTTTACTAGAAGGAGATGAACCTGCATTAGTTATAGAATGCTTAAACGGGTATCGATTAAAAGAAGAATTACCTATAAATTTAGGAGAATACAAAACACCAATTGGAGTTGTAGAAACTGTTAAAGAAGGGACAGATATTACTGTGGTTTCTTATGGTTCTACCTTAAGAATTGTTGAGGAAGCCGCAAAAGAACTACAACAAGTAGACATTGATATTGAAATTATAGACGCACAAAGCTTACTACCTTTCGATTTAAATAATGACTGTGTAAAAAGTGTTGCAAAAACAAATAAATTATTAGTAGTAGATGAAGATGTTCCGGGAGGAGCTTCTGCATACATTTTGCAAAATATTTTAGAAAAACAAAATGCATACATACACTTAGACAGCAAACCATCTACATTAACATCTAAGGCACATAGACCTGCTTATGGTACAGACGGAGATTACTTTTCTAAACCATCTGCAGAAGATATTTTTGAAAAAATTTATGAGATTATGCACGAATCAAATCCAAATAAATATAAGAGTTTATATTAA